A section of the Leptolyngbyaceae cyanobacterium genome encodes:
- a CDS encoding photosystem II D2 protein (photosystem q(a) protein) translates to MTIAVGRASADRGWFDVLDDWLKRDRFVFVGWSGILLFPCAYLALGGWLTGTTFVTSW, encoded by the coding sequence ATGACTATAGCTGTCGGAAGAGCTTCAGCAGACAGAGGATGGTTTGACGTTCTCGATGACTGGCTAAAGCGCGATCGGTTCGTATTCGTAGGTTGGTCGGGAATCCTGCTGTTCCCCTGTGCTTATCTAGCACTCGGCGGCTGGTTAACCGGCACCACCTTCGTCACCTCCTGGT